From the Lactuca sativa cultivar Salinas chromosome 9, Lsat_Salinas_v11, whole genome shotgun sequence genome, the window atttgattttggaAACAGGTAGAACCAGGGCACACGGTTATTGTCCATGCCGCCGCCGGTGGACTCGGATCGTTGCTGTGTCAATGGGCGAACGCACTTGGTGCGACTGTCATCGGAACTGTTTCAAACAAAACGAAGGCAGTGCAAGCTAAGGAAAATGGATGTCACCATGTGATTGTTTACAAAGAAGAAAACTTCGTGGATCGAGTTATGGAGATTACTTCAGGAGAAGGTGTTGAAGTAGTTTATGATGGAATTGGTAAAGAAACATTTGAGGTAAAACTTTCAAAACACCATTTTCAATGATCTTGTATTCTTGTTTGTTTCGTTAGAAACAAATGAATGAAtcttttgttcataattttttgaAGGGATCTGCTGCGTGCTTGAAATTTCGTGGATTCTTGATTTCACTCGGTGGGCCATCGGGTTCAGCCGACCCGTTAAGTTTCAAACTGGTTGCCCAAAAGTCTTTGTATTTCACGATTCCATCAGTGATGCTTTATACAGAAAAAAGAGAAGATCTTCTTGCAGCATCAGAAGAGGTTTTCTCTAATGTTGAAAAGGGTGTTTTACGTGTTCGTGTAAATCATAAGTACCCTTTGTCGCAAGCGGGTCAAGCCCATTTTGACCTTGAGAATCGGAAAACAACCGGGTCTATTGTGTTGATACCCGACGCTTAAGCAATTCGTAGTGTAGTTGGGTTTTATACATGTTTGTTGTATTGGTAGTGTATGTGGTTGTGTTATGTTGTCATTTTGTATTTgtacttttaaaattttaaatttggtaGTAATATAAAAACGTGGAATTATGTTTGTTTATGCGATTAAGACCTAAGAGTCTAGTTTTGCACacttatattattattaaaaagtttaattaagatcttgttttaattttttgtattttgaGTTTCTCATGCAATATATATGTTTGCGTAAGGCTGGTTTGATCAAAGACAAGACGTGTATGCCTTACgtgattttaaaatgttaaataaacGTTACTCTCTTACAATCATGTAAGGATCTGGTATGTGAAGTTTTTGTTTGCCACTCGACTCCACTCTAATCACTTCTAaattttttcaaattatttcCAATGATCCTAGTTACTCTCTTACAATCACATAAATATGATGATCCTAATATACATGCATTAATGATTTAATCTCATTCTAATCCAATCTACAATCATGATTCCATTCCTTTCATAGTGATTTTAAAACACAAATATGGCATTGTTATGATTCTCATTCCTCATGAAAGTTATAACATTATTTATATttgggtttaggtcattttttgtcacttaacttttggttttgtgctcatttagtcacttaactctttttaagttttaaaatgtcATCAAATTTTtggctttgtgctcatttagtcacttaacttttgttttggtcacatttagtcaccaaacttttaaaattgtgctcatttaatcactaaacttttaaattttttttaaaaatttagtgactaaatgagcataattttaaaagttaggtgactaaatgagcacaaatctaaaagttaGGTGATTAaatgtgaccaaaccaaaagttaagtgactaaatgagcacaaagtcaaaagtttgatgactttttaaaacttaaaaatagttaagtgaccaaatgaacacaaaaccaaaagttaagtgaccaaaaataaCCAAAaccctttatattttttaaacattctTTTATCTTCCAAACCATTCTAAAGATCATTTGAAAAACCATTCCAACGTTTTGAAGTTCAAAGTGTTTCTAAATCTAATTCATTCCATTCCAATGATAGGCCACACCACCGTAATCACTAATTCCAAACACAACTTCAATAGAAAATCATGGAATCATATCTACAAGTATCTTTAAATCATTAACTACATTAATCAACTAGATTTAAATATGCAAATGTATTTAGAACTTAATGTAAAAGTTATTCTAACACATTATCACACcccgaaccaaacggcggaaacgtccggatgcgggtgacttcattgtgcagtatcataacaattgaatatacatgaaacagagcaatccaaacatcatacattgagataacaaacttacatagtttacatattaTATTGTTTCTTCGAGTTACACAAAAGATACATAAGTAGAAAACTTCAAACTACAGCTAAATGGTCTTGCATCAGCGTCCCTTGTTACCTGCTTATTAGATCCCttagaatacaagtcgttttaaaaagcgtcaactaaaaagttggtaagttcataagcatttttgtataaaatcgtttacacttgtttagaatcgttcTCATTGTGCTTTCAGAAAATTCGATTATTTCTATGAAATCATTTGAAGTCTTGCcttgaaaatcatggatatatgtgtGCATGTCATTTCTCTTGTTCATCCTTGAAAGGAGTGATTTTTGAGAAGTATCGTAATTTGTGAAAGCGAGTTGTGTCcgagaatagttcttttgaatagtaaTAATCAACCGTttcaagaaaaatcccttattttcaaaaaggaaatatggttgaaaatcctgttcctcttatcgagtaaaattgagtgtgcgttctagtttatcgtAATCGAAATCGCAGAAAAATCGttctctccagaaaatcctatattttctgctataaaatatttgtaagttctagtttatcgttatcgaaatcgtagaaaatcgttttccatAAAGTCCTACgctttttaatttgtaaaatagCAGTATTACGACTCTATACTTGTTAGGAGAAAGAATCAACATGACAATTGTGGACATTCTACATGGCGAAAAGAAAGGGCATTCAACGTaacaaatgcggaccatcacCTATCATGTATAGGGCAGTCAACACAACGTGCCAAATTTATCtatgaggttttccttacataaatttctatttaatataacatattttagtgagtcgttataaccatactaatctgacggagtgcctgttttggcgtttctcagATGCCTtcggtttggaaaagacatttgtTACCCTAGACTGGcatgtctagctgtagcgaacaacgaaggtgcggggtgtcaaccacgtatagatctatacacaaattcccgctctccctctaagagactctggctataactccttacaggacttagacgtacactaatatttttatatttaggtacttttgagatttgtctgactataatattaacaaccttttgagcaatcgttagagatccattgtttgttagataaataatgaaattcgtactcattaaatagacatatcgttctcgttccatatcgttgattgtgctcgttaactgggtgctcgtgttcgttcctttttgtttattgaaaaatgagtcattttagtcaagagaaaaagtgtcaagttataatttatataaatttataactgtCAGTTATGACAtgcattttctgttttatgacatatagaGCATTACTTATGTTCTTGGAGGTTCTATGACAACagcttatgacatgcaaatatttctGTCATAAAGGCTCTATTTGATATTTTCTTGATATAtagaatatttataaaaaaaactcccGGATAGTTTGCAAATAGTCACAAAGTTTCCTTTTTCAAAAATTACTAGAAATGGTGTCCATTTATCAAGATccttttttataacttatatctCTTGACATAAAAGCGtagataaaggggttaagttggacacacCCAATAGTTGAGAGGCTCTTTTGTACAAAGTATCATCTGTTCTTTATGAAATTGAGAAATCCTACGTTCATGAGTATAttactaaaatattaatttaataatatttcacacacacataccAACATACGTATATATGCAATCATTTAAGAGTTTAGGAaagatttgacttgtactctccctcaaaaacaataaaacattgaaaaaggtggcgtatgaagctcaccttgagttggttgATGAGTTGTTTGGAGTGatggagtgaagatctcaagCTTAAACTCTTGCTGAGATGAGGAACTTCCCTAGGAGGGACGTTTTCCTAAGGATGATCATCACATATTATCgtgaataaaataatatggattcatcttgaaatataataaaatattaggtGGGTGGAGGAATTTACCTTTCAACTCCAAGGAGAAATTGAGAATATTTTCCCTTCCAGCAAGATCATTATTCTTGCCCTGAAGATGAGTTTTAAGAGAAAATGGgaaaagtgagagagagagagtgtgtgtatgtgtgtgtgtgtggagtcTAAACTCCTTCACTGTCGTTGCTTTGGAGTATAAGAAAAGAGAGGAATCTTTGGTGCATGGGGATCTAgtggtccatgcatggatattTGGTGGGTAAAGCATGGAATACTGTGATTTGCGTGGGAAATGAGgatttcatcaaatcacaaagtcaacttccttgtccttttcttgatttaggataaggttttcctaaatcctaaacttttattttatgtaaatataatttaaataattaaatttggcataaaataAAGGTTTTAGGGGTCTTAGTTAAGAAAAACACGAGTTTGGTGGGATTCCCGAACTCAAAataccccaaaatgaagaaaaggTCCAGAATAGTCCAAAATACGGAGCTAAAAGGTGAAATCTGGAGCCCTTATGCGAATTCCGAAGCTCTTCTTAGCATTCCGGAGCTATATCCCAAATTCTGGAGGGAAGGATTAAGGCTGCGAGGGTCCGAAGTGGTTGGCAGGGAGTTCCGGAGCAAATAGTGAAGTTCCGAAGCAAACATGAACTTCCGGAAGGCTGTTCTCGGATTCCGAAGTCAGGAGCGGGTCAGCGATCCGGACAGACCAGGTGCTTCCGAACCGAGGTGGGGTAAGAACTTCCGGAGCTGCGAACCTATCCAGATAAGAGGCTTCCGAGATGAGCTTCCTCTTGGCTCCCTTAGAAGACATTCCAGACTAAGAGGTTCCGGACCAACAGGGTTCCGGCAAAGAGGTTCAGGACTaagagggtccttttggggtttcctctttccggttttgagttgttttcgactgaggaaggtacttagggagatttgagagagatttgggagagatttcacatacttgtagagatttgggagagattcactattcttggagagatttcgcatacttggagagatttgggagaggttcactatacttagagagatttgggagagattcactattcttggagagatttcgcatacttggagagatttgggagagattcactatacttggagagatttgggaaagattcacTATTCTttgagagatttcgcatacttggagagatttgagagagattcactattcttggagagattacGCATAATTGGAgagatttgcattctaacactatatggctccttaggaactcatattgaacacttaggtgtattagcacaagtctcacaatagtccttgcttacttgaggatgaaatttcctagccaaaaaggcTAGTTGTGACACACATGTACAACTTGTTCATGAGATTTGGGTTCAAAACACCCAATTCCATTATTAGAGATGGAATTAAACCATTTGTTGATTAAATGGCAACCTCGTGATGATATATATAATACATTTCAAGCATTTGAATCTACTAAACAACATCAATTATCAACTAAAATTAGTTTCCTAATGCTAGTATTTGAATTTACCCAAAAACCTCATCATAACCTGAAATCAAGCAACTACATAGTGAGTTGTTAATGGATTAATGATCTAAAGGTGGATTATCAATCAAAAACTACaatgattcttgaatttaaaccTAGAAATCGAATTTGAGGTTGACTCTTAAAACCCTAGAATGTAGAGATAGAGAAGAGAATAAGAGATTATACCTCCTATACTTCAATGAAGGATACTTATCTTGAAAAATTCACTTAGTCTTCAATATCTAACATAAAGTCTCCCTCAAACCTTTTGAATCACCATCTATGGTGCTTCACCCTCTCATTTATTGATCTCTCTCTTTTTAGGAGAGAAGACCCCAACTAGCTTGAAAACTTCActtaatcttcaataacttgtgccTATTTCACATCAAAAATGGAAGATATCCCTTCAATTCTTAAGGGCTTAGACCACTTATTTTCCTTCATATCCTTTCTACTTAAAGCATTTTCCACCATGTTGAAGGGGTTACTATGCATCTATACACGAATTTTAGGGAAAAAAAAGCATCTAATAATAACCCTAAGTGTGCATGcaccctagatctaggttttactatTATAGTAACCTACATTCAAAACTATGAATTTAAACTGCCAAGAGAGATTGAATTACTAACCTTTAAAGTAAAATAGTATTTACTTTTGAAtcccttgaagatcttgaagtcTCGGTTGCCTGTAAAGGCTCAATCCCAAAAGTCTAAAATCCTAGACAACTAAGGAGAGAGAAGATAGGTTATGAGAACTGAGTTCTCAGTCTTGCAAAGGTTGGGATCATATTTATGAAGGCCAGGAAGTTATCTATATAGCTGAGGTAACTTGCGGATAAAGTTGATTcgaattaattaaataatcagCTTTAATCCTAATTCAAATCATTTCCTTATTTGTTACCAAGAACGATTCTAGAAGGCTCCTAGACCCTctccaaaaccgtccaccccCGTACGGTTTCCAGAATGTTCCTTTTGCTCAATTATTGAACAATTAACATTTAGTCCCTCTACCTTTAAATAAATCTtgattaattccaattaattccaaattaatttcaactagtttataattaatttattaacctataataaattaataaactatttatctCACTCTCTTAAATCCATTTCTTTCTATTTTAGCTTCTGAGTGCAACCCTAAAAGGATTATGTTATTATTTCCAAAGTTATACCAGTTAGTTATGACATTGGACACCTAtttccaacagtcttccacttagACAAGTCATCGACTACTATTGGTCAAATAATCTACGAATAACCAATAAACTGTACCTTCCACAacaactgtcgaactctgatcttatcaagtACCAACCCTTTGATAAGTGATCAATTATGTAACAATTGGGAATTTCCCGTCACCAATTGTTACTAAAAATTAGCATCAACCGATGATAATGATAGAAATTTTCATATTAAAGGAAAATATGATCAATTAGATGATAGTGATAGTACTTTCCAGTTAGATAATGATAATATGGTTAAAATTGAGTGAACAAAAAGTTATATGATGGTTAGTGTATTTCGAAACAAGATAcgatttttagaaaaaatataaaatacgggttaaaaatgaaagtcaaaattTGA encodes:
- the LOC111901609 gene encoding uncharacterized protein LOC111901609, which produces MVKAIRIHEFGGPEVMKWEDLNIGEPKDGEIKVKNKAIGINFLDVYMRKGLVPGLSPPLPFTPGMEAAGVVTAIGPGVNTCKIGDIVAYAGYPVSAYAEEQILPADRAVQVPPSIDPIVAASVLFKGLTAEVLVRRCFKVEPGHTVIVHAAAGGLGSLLCQWANALGATVIGTVSNKTKAVQAKENGCHHVIVYKEENFVDRVMEITSGEGVEVVYDGIGKETFEGSAACLKFRGFLISLGGPSGSADPLSFKLVAQKSLYFTIPSVMLYTEKREDLLAASEEVFSNVEKGVLRVRVNHKYPLSQAGQAHFDLENRKTTGSIVLIPDA